From Tamandua tetradactyla isolate mTamTet1 chromosome 15 unlocalized genomic scaffold, mTamTet1.pri SUPER_15_unloc_4, whole genome shotgun sequence, the proteins below share one genomic window:
- the LOC143672809 gene encoding olfactory receptor 14A16-like, with protein sequence MNNSSLLTEFLLLGFSGPWKLQLMQASIFILLYLTALMGNCLIITITSLDTHLHTPMYFFLSNLSMFDLCLISAVVPKTVVISLTNNNSISLFECVAQVFLVAFSAAAELFLLTVMSIDRYAAICHPLHYDIIMNRGTCVRMTVMSWFSSGFVSLLHTVGIFSLSYCGLNEIQQFFCDIPQLLAVSCSEHATTEIVLIFINAVLDLCCFIFILISYIYIFSTIRKIPSMQGQSKAYSTCLPHLAVVALFLSTAFISYLKPILGSVSFTDHILSAFYILLPPSLNPIIYSLRNKAMMTGLNKLINRKLLKKDNILVFLQEQRHSPPNICLSKELI encoded by the coding sequence ATGAACAATTCTTCACTGCtgacagaatttcttcttttgggtTTTTCTGGCCCATGGAAGCTTCAGTTAATGCAAGCTTCAATTTTTATACTTCTATACCTAACAGCCTTGATGGGGAACTGTCTGATCATCACCATAACCTCTCTGGACACACACCTTCACACACCTATGTACTTCTTCTTAAGCAATCTGTCCATGTTTGATCTTTGCCTAATTTCTGCAGTTGTACCCAAAACTGTTGTTATCTCATTGACTAACAACAACTCCATCTCACTATTTGAGTGTGTTGCTCAGGTATTTCTGGTGGCTTTTTCAGCAGCTGCAGAGTTGTTCCTCCTTACAGTAATGTCCATTGACCGCTATGCTGCAATTTGCCATCCCCTGCACTATGACATCATCATGAACAGGGGTACATGTGTAAGGATGACAGTCATGTCTTGGTTCAGCAGTGGATTTGTGTCCCTTCTACATACAGTAGGTatcttttctttatcttattgTGGACTCAATGAAATTCAACAGTTTTTCTGTGATATTCCCCAATTGCTAGCTGTTTCTTGTTCAGAGCATGCAACTACAGAAAttgtgctcattttcattaatgcaGTACTTGATTTATGCTGTTTTATCTTCATCCTAATTTCATACATCTATATCTTCTCCACTATCAGAAAGATCCCCTCCATGCAAGGACAGTCAAAAGCCTATTCCACTTGCCTCCCACACCTGGCAGTTGTGGCACTTTTCCTCTCTACTGCTTTCATTTCTTACCTGAAACCCATTTTGGGTTCTGTATCATTCACTGATCACATCCTATCAGCTTTCTATATTTTATTGCCTCCTTCCCTTAATCCCATCATATACAGCCTGAGAAATAAGGCCATGATGACAGGTTTGAATAAGTTGATCAATAGAAAGTTATTGAAAAAGGACAATATTCTTGTATTTCTTCAAGAGCAGAGGCATTCCCCTCCTAACATTTGCTTAAGTAAAGAGTTAATTTAA